The segment GCGCCCCCAGGAAGGCGACGGCGATATGGGTCAGCATCGACTCCCAAGTCCAGGCAAGGTTCCCCTGCGAGGCGAGCCGGTACTGCTCCGCGTGCGCATTCGTAAAGGGGCCGACCTGCTTGACCAGCGCCCGCAGCAGGAAGCCGCCCAGCAACGCGCCGACGAGGCCCAGCAACAGGTCCACGATGATGCCGTGGGGACTGGCCACGACCTTGCTCGCCAGCCAGCCGGCGGCCAGCCCGACCACGATCCACAAAATGATGGCTTGCATCACAGCGCTCCTTCGCGCAGG is part of the Dehalococcoidia bacterium genome and harbors:
- a CDS encoding GlsB/YeaQ/YmgE family stress response membrane protein; its protein translation is MQAIILWIVVGLAAGWLASKVVASPHGIIVDLLLGLVGALLGGFLLRALVKQVGPFTNAHAEQYRLASQGNLAWTWESMLTHIAVAFLGALLLLLLHRLLFASRRGGLRHA